Sequence from the Thermoplasmatales archaeon genome:
CCTGCGCAACAAATCTTATAAGTTTTTCTCTATTCTCTTCATTATCATCCATCACATTATTCATATAAACTTCGTATCCATATCCCCTTATCCTGCTCCTTAAAGCGGGATGCATACCCGCAACTGCATCAAGATTTCCAGCACAAACCAGAATGAAATCACAGGGAACCGGCTCAGTTTTAACCATTGCTCCAGCACTCCTTTCAGACTGGCCAGTTATAGAAAACTTCTTCTCCTGGATTGCGGTAAGCAAATGCTGCTGTGATTGCAAGCTCAATGTATTTATCTCATCAATATAAAGCACTCCTTTATGTGCCCTGTGAATTGCTCCCGCCTCTACCCTCAAGTGAGGAGGTGTTTCAAGCCCCCCTGCCTGAAAAGGGTCGTGGCGCACATCACCGAGCAGGGCGCCGGAATGGGCGGCGGTTGCATCAATGAATGGGGGGGTGTCATCTTTTGTATGAGAGACGAGTATTTTTGGTATGTTTGCCTCCTCTCTTCGCTGAATAATGCTTCCTCTGCCAGCTATTAGATAAATCATTGCAGCTGCTATCAGCCCGAAAAAGGCAAGGGTTATGTCATAATATATCGCCCCGAATATTGAGAGAATGATTATGAATGATACAATAAGGTTAACAAACTGGCTCTGCTGTTGCTCTCTCCTCCTCGCCTCAATCTTCATTTTTTCTACAATTTCCTTCCCTTTTTCAGCAGGGACAACTCTTATAAGAGGAGTGTTTGCATCGTCTTTATTTGGATATACCAGTATATCCTCAAGCTCTTCTTTTGGCAAAAATTCGGTCATTGCCCTCGCCAGCATTGATTTGCCAGTGCCAGGCTCGCCTATGAGCATCACATGCCTTTTCTGTCTTGCTGCCTGTCTTACAACTTCTACTACATGATCCTGCCCTATTACCTGGTCTATAAGCAATTTCGGAATACTTATTTCTGCTGTTGTGTTAAAATTTTTTGTTTCTATCCATTCATCTATTTGCAACATTTCTTGCTATAAAAAAATGTTCTATATAAAATTTTATATCAGCTCAACATTTACAGCTCTTTCTCCTTTATCCCCTTTCTTTATATCGAATTTTACTTTCTGTCCAACCTTTAATGGCTGGTTTCCTTTTACATCCGACTGATGCACAAAAACATCCTTTCTTCCTTCAACCTCTATAAATCCGTAAGAGGTTACCCATCTTTTAATTATTCCTTCCAATTTATCACCTTGCCTATAACACCTTCATGTATATAATGCTATTGGAAAAAAAATGGGCATGTAAAGTGCTTAAATTATTTCGTTCTTCTATTTTACCAAAGAGCATGGAGAAATTATCAATTATGAATATACTCTTTACAGAAAATTTTCTAATTCCAAAAATATTTAAACTTTTATTCATTATGTTTTTGGTAATTAAAATGAAGAGGAGAAATGTATTCGTTATTTGTGCAATTATTCTATTTTCCTCTTTTAATTCATCATTTGGAAATAGCAAAACTAATGATGTGCCAGCATGGAGTAAAGGAGATAGATGGATATTTGATGGAGAATTTTCATATGAAATAGAAGAATCTCCTTTATTTTTAAACATTACTGGAAAGTTAAGTGAATTAAATTTTAATGTGGCTTCAGAAGATGAAGATATTTATTATTTAGATTTTAACGGGAGTATTGAATTAAAATTGGTTGCAAATGTTGAAGGCGGGATAAATATAACCGCATCTTTAAAAAATGCTCGTGTTTCAGGTTATGCCCACTTTGAAAAATCCAATCTTGGTTTAAATAAATTCCACATTAATATTACAGGTTTTTTAATTATATCTGTTGCCCCTGTCCCCCTGCCATTCAGCGCCAGTATGATAATAACCTTTACACCACCATATTCTTTCATCTCATTTCCTATTTCTGAAGGCTCAATTTGGTATACTCTTCCTTCAATAATGAAAATAGAATTGGGAGAGGATCTGATTGATTTCATTGAAACAATGGCAGAGCTTATGAAAAAAGTTTTGCCAAGCGATATGGATGAAGTTGTTGATGAAATATTAAATGCAATTGATGAATTTTTCCCTCTTGAATTGCCGGTTGGCTTGCAGGCAGTGGAGTGCAAATCTCATGAATATCTAACTGTTAAGGCTGGCACCTATGAGAGCTATCATTTATTTTCAATAGGCGGTTTTTATGCTTTTTACTATATAGCAAATGTTTATTTCTCCCCCACAGCAAAGAATATTATTAAGATGCTTCTTACTGATGAAGAACATCTAAATTTTTCTGTGGAATTGGTTTCTTCCACATATCACCAGCCAGGAGTTCCTGAGAAACCCGAAAGGCCTTCTGGCAAAGAAAGAGTAAGAATAAGGAAAAGTTATGAATATGAAACCTATTCAATTGATCCAGATAATGATAAATTGCAATATGGATGGGATTGGAACAGCGATGCCATAGTGGATGAATGGACGGGTTTTTATAATTCAGGAGAAAAAGCCATTATTTCACATAAATGGGATAAAAGAGGCAGTTATGAAATAAGGGTGAGAGCAAGAGATGAAAATGGCTTTGAAAGTGAATGGTCAGACCCTCTTGCAATTAGCGCGCCATATATCAGAGCAGTATATTTTAATCCTATATTGGCTCTCCTTCTAAATGAGTTATTTTTGCATCAAAAATTTTAACATCCAAGAACTTCCCTATTTCAGCTTTTTTCAAAAAAACAGATTTATAGAAATCATTTTTCCCAACCCTCCAGCCTTTATATTCATTAAGCACGAGCACACGAGTTTTTCTCCCTATCCATCTTTTATTCCTTTTGAGAGAAATTTCATTTACAATCTTTGATGCAATCCTTGAGCGCTCCTTCGCAATTTCAGTAGGAATGCGCTTCATGCCCCAGCAGGGCGTGTGCGGGCGGGGGGAGAAGCGGGTTACATTTGTTACATCCGGCTCGATTTTTTTTATTGCTTCAATTGTTTCGTTGAAATCCTCATCGCTTTCGCCAGGGAATGCTACTATTATGTCAGTTGCAAGTGTAATGTCAAATTCTTTTCTAAATGCTTCGACAATTTCTGAGAAAATATCAATATCATATCCTCTTTTCATTCTTTCAAGAATTTTTTCGCTGGCTGATTGCAATGGTAAATGGAGAAATTTATAAACCTTCTCATTTTTAAATGCTTCAATTATTTCATCTAAAATTTTATAAGCAGAAAGAGGATGCATCATTCCAATCCTTATTCTGAAATCTTCTTCTATGCTCGCAACTTTTTCTATCAATTTAGGAAGATTTGGATAGGAGGCAGTATCCTGGGATGTTAATCTTATTTCCCTGCAACCTTTTGAAATTGCCTTTTTTATATCCTCATAAAGCAAATCCATAGGATATGAAATCAAATTTCCTCTTGCCTTTTTTGTTATGCAGTATGAGCATCCATAAATGCAACCATCAGAAATCGGGATATTCATGCTGATATCAATTTTTCTTTCAATTCCTGCTTTTATTCCAGCATATGTTTTCCTTCCTTCAATAGCATCCACAATTGAAATTACTTCAAGAGGAGAAAGCAGGATTGCATCATCCGCAACTTTTTTAACCAAACCCGGCTGCGCGGACGCCATGCAACCCGCAACTACAATTTTTTTGCCATTATATTTTTCTTTGAATTTTCTTATTCTACTGAGCATTCTTTGCTGGGTTGTATCTATCACCGTGCATGTAACAATTATTATAGCGTCTGCAATGCTTGCATCATTAACAATTTCATGCCCTCTTCCCTCAATTATCCCTTGCATTATTGAAGCATCTCCCTGATTTAATGCGCATCCATATGTTTCAATATAAACTTTCACATTTCTAAAGATGCGTTAATATTTTATTTTTTCTCCCGCTTTGAAAATGCTTAAATATCCAAAATGAAATTGTTTTGAATGCTTCGCAAGATATTGAGAGTAAGGGAAGTTGTATCATTTATAAGAGATGCAATTGAAAACGCAAATTTAAATGATATATGGGTTGAAGGAGAGATATCAAATTTTAAGGAGGTTGTTGGCATCTCATATTTTGATTTAAAGGATGAAGAAGCATTGCTCAGATGTGTTTATTTCAGCCCCAATAAAGAAAATTTGAAGAATGGAATGAAGGTTATTGTAAAGGGAGATATAGGGATATATGAAAAAAAGGGGTATTATCAGTTATATGTTAAGGAAATAAAAACTCATGGTATAGGTGAGTTATTCATAAAATTCATTGAACTGAAGGAAAAGTTAAAGAAAGAGGGCTTATTTGATGAAAAATTTAAAAAAGAAATTCCAAAAATTCCCTCAAAGATTGCAATAGTAACATCCCCAGATGGAGCAGTTTTACATGACATGCTAAATATAATTTCAAGGAGATTCCCAACAAATATTTTAATTGCGCCCGTGAGGGTGCAGGGCGAGGGATGCGAGGATGAAATAGTCAATGCAATAAATGAGCTTAATAAAAGAAAGGATGTGGATTTGATAATTCTCGCAAGGGGCGGCGGCAGCTGGGAGGATTTGCAGGCGTTTAATGAAGAAAAGGTCGCGAGGGCGATTTTTAACTCACAAATTCCAGTAATATCTGCGGTAGGCCATGAAACAGATTTCACAATAGCGGACTTTGTTGCTGATAAGCGGGCTAGCACCCCTTCTGCTGCTGCTGAAATGGCTGTGCCGAATAGGGAAGAAATTATTTCCTTGCTTCATATGTTTGAAAAAAGGCTTGTAAAGATTGTTGAAGAAAAAATAAATTTATATAGGAGAATTATTGAAGGGGTTATGAAAAGGAAGACATTTCTCCATGCAGATGAGCTTATTCTTGGAAAAATTGAAGATTTGAAATATAAAATTGAAAGGATGGAGGAACTTTCAAAAAGATATATTGAAAATATGAAAAATATGATAAATATCAGATTTGAAATATTAAATGCAATGAGCCCGTATAATATTTTAAATAGAGGATATAGTATATGCTTTAAGAAAGATAATAAAGTTGTAAGCAGTGTAGATAATATTGATATAGGAGAGGAATTAAGAATAGTCGTTAAGGATGGTGATGCAAAATGCATTGCGAAGGAGAAAAAGAAATTGGATTTGAAGAAGCATTGAAAAAGCTTGATGAGATAATAGAAGAACTTGAAAAAGGAGAGCTACCTCTTGAAGAAACAATATCAAAATTTGAAGAAGGGATAAAGCTCTGCAAGTTATGCAGGGAAAAAATTCAGATGGCGGAAATGAAAATAGAAAAACTTATGGAAGACATAAAATGAGACAATCTCTATTTTTTATTCCTCCAACAATTGCAATAATTTTAGGCCATTTTCTGGTAATTAATGAAAGCATTGAAAAAATAAACATAGCTACTACTCCTTTCCTTTTCCTTTCATTGTTTATAATAGGAGCTGGATATTTTATTAAAGAGAAAACAAAACATGTGATGCTATGCTATGGATGGATGCTTTTCGCAATTTACTGGGCAACACAGCCAGAAATTTTATACTATAAAGGGGAAGGAGATATAGTAAATGCTCTTTTCTGCATCGCCGGTGTATATTTTCTTTCCTATATCTCTTACCATGAATGGCTTTCCTACAAAAAGGAGGAAAATTTAGCAAGCTTAAACTTTCTCGCGGGCGCCACCTTTGTTGCTGGCTTGCTATATTTTATTTTTGAAAAAGTGGATTTTTTGGCTGGCTTACTTATAAAGATTGTTGCGGAGCAAACTGCTTCGATAATGAATTTTTTTGGATATAATGTTACTACTGGAAATGTAATATATGGGATAAATACTGTTGTTCCAATATATTTCAACGGGCATGAAAGCGTGCAACTTATTCTTGCATGCACTGGGTTGCAATCAATGGCTGTTTTTGTTGGTGTTTTTGGAGCGGTTAATTCCGATTATATAAAAAGGATTAAGGGTCTTTTAATAACTGTTATAACAATATATATTCTAAACCTGATCAGAAATGCTGGCGTGATATATGGAATGGAAATTCTTGGTATTGACTTTTACATAATGCACAATGTAATCGGAAAAATTGGCTCATTAATTGCTCTTATAGTGCTTGCATTCATAACTTTTGAAATGGTTCCAGAAATATATAATAATATATCTGCTTTATTTGATTTGACAAAGAGAAAATGATAGCAAAAAAATGCTTGCATATAGCTTTTCTTCCTCTTCCTTTCCTGATAGCATTTCTCATACTCTCAAAATTTTATCCCTACCTTAAATTTATTTTCCTCGTCTTTCTCATTTTGCAGATTTTTTTCATTTTTTTCTTCAGAGATTTAAAAAGAGAAATTCAGGATGAAATAGTTTCTCCAGCGGATGGGAGAATAGTTGAAAGAAACGGAAAAATATCAATTTTTATGAACCTTTTTGATATGC
This genomic interval carries:
- the artA gene encoding archaeosortase A, with amino-acid sequence MQGKNSDGGNENRKTYGRHKMRQSLFFIPPTIAIILGHFLVINESIEKINIATTPFLFLSLFIIGAGYFIKEKTKHVMLCYGWMLFAIYWATQPEILYYKGEGDIVNALFCIAGVYFLSYISYHEWLSYKKEENLASLNFLAGATFVAGLLYFIFEKVDFLAGLLIKIVAEQTASIMNFFGYNVTTGNVIYGINTVVPIYFNGHESVQLILACTGLQSMAVFVGVFGAVNSDYIKRIKGLLITVITIYILNLIRNAGVIYGMEILGIDFYIMHNVIGKIGSLIALIVLAFITFEMVPEIYNNISALFDLTKRK
- a CDS encoding exodeoxyribonuclease VII large subunit, which codes for MLRKILRVREVVSFIRDAIENANLNDIWVEGEISNFKEVVGISYFDLKDEEALLRCVYFSPNKENLKNGMKVIVKGDIGIYEKKGYYQLYVKEIKTHGIGELFIKFIELKEKLKKEGLFDEKFKKEIPKIPSKIAIVTSPDGAVLHDMLNIISRRFPTNILIAPVRVQGEGCEDEIVNAINELNKRKDVDLIILARGGGSWEDLQAFNEEKVARAIFNSQIPVISAVGHETDFTIADFVADKRASTPSAAAEMAVPNREEIISLLHMFEKRLVKIVEEKINLYRRIIEGVMKRKTFLHADELILGKIEDLKYKIERMEELSKRYIENMKNMINIRFEILNAMSPYNILNRGYSICFKKDNKVVSSVDNIDIGEELRIVVKDGDAKCIAKEKKKLDLKKH
- the lonB gene encoding ATP-dependent protease LonB, producing the protein MLQIDEWIETKNFNTTAEISIPKLLIDQVIGQDHVVEVVRQAARQKRHVMLIGEPGTGKSMLARAMTEFLPKEELEDILVYPNKDDANTPLIRVVPAEKGKEIVEKMKIEARRREQQQSQFVNLIVSFIIILSIFGAIYYDITLAFFGLIAAAMIYLIAGRGSIIQRREEANIPKILVSHTKDDTPPFIDATAAHSGALLGDVRHDPFQAGGLETPPHLRVEAGAIHRAHKGVLYIDEINTLSLQSQQHLLTAIQEKKFSITGQSERSAGAMVKTEPVPCDFILVCAGNLDAVAGMHPALRSRIRGYGYEVYMNNVMDDNEENREKLIRFVAQEVAKDGKIPHFDKKAVAEIIREAQRRAGQKGKLSLRLRELGGLIRVAGDIAIKEGKNIVTQEHVIKAKEIARSLEQQVADRYIEKKKAYKYFETDGAKIGIVNGLAVMSADPSMSEYSGLILPIAAEVTPAGSQAEGKVVATGKLGIIAREAVQNVSAIIKKYIGEDISKKDIHIQFIGTYEGVEGDSASISVATAVISAMERVPVSQQVAMTGSLSIHGTVLPVGGVTAKIEAAAKAGIKKVIIPKANLQDVLIEDKYRDMIEIIPVSTLKEVLEHALVGKKKKELIKKLASFE
- a CDS encoding tRNA (N(6)-L-threonylcarbamoyladenosine(37)-C(2))-methylthiotransferase, whose translation is MKVYIETYGCALNQGDASIMQGIIEGRGHEIVNDASIADAIIIVTCTVIDTTQQRMLSRIRKFKEKYNGKKIVVAGCMASAQPGLVKKVADDAILLSPLEVISIVDAIEGRKTYAGIKAGIERKIDISMNIPISDGCIYGCSYCITKKARGNLISYPMDLLYEDIKKAISKGCREIRLTSQDTASYPNLPKLIEKVASIEEDFRIRIGMMHPLSAYKILDEIIEAFKNEKVYKFLHLPLQSASEKILERMKRGYDIDIFSEIVEAFRKEFDITLATDIIVAFPGESDEDFNETIEAIKKIEPDVTNVTRFSPRPHTPCWGMKRIPTEIAKERSRIASKIVNEISLKRNKRWIGRKTRVLVLNEYKGWRVGKNDFYKSVFLKKAEIGKFLDVKIFDAKITHLEGEPI
- the xseB gene encoding exodeoxyribonuclease VII small subunit, with protein sequence MHCEGEKEIGFEEALKKLDEIIEELEKGELPLEETISKFEEGIKLCKLCREKIQMAEMKIEKLMEDIK
- a CDS encoding cold shock domain-containing protein gives rise to the protein MEGIIKRWVTSYGFIEVEGRKDVFVHQSDVKGNQPLKVGQKVKFDIKKGDKGERAVNVELI